Proteins from a genomic interval of Leifsonia shinshuensis:
- a CDS encoding DNA gyrase subunit B — protein MASSDYSARHLSVLEGLEAVRKRPGMYIGSTDSRGLMHCLWEIIDNSVDEALAGHGTAIEVILHPDDSVEVRDKARGIPVDVEPKTGLTGVEVVFTKLHAGGKFGTGSYAASGGLHGVGASVVNALSERLDVEVDRDGKTWAMSFHRGEPGVFDDGKAAPSPDAKFSPFVSGSELRVAGKVAKGVTGTRIRYWADRQVFTAGAEFSVDDLIGRARQTAFLVPGLAITIDDQRSPEGERTTFSYDGGISEFVDFLAPDSPITETWRLTGEGHFTETVPVLSDGGAMVPTELKRECQVDIALRWGTGYDTVMRSFVNIIATPKGGSHQTGFDQGLLKFLRQQVELNARRLKAGTDKLEKDDVMAGLTAVLTVRLPEPQFEGQTKEVLGTPAVRTIVANVIQKTLAERFASTKRDDKAQSALVLDKVVAEMKSRISARAHKETQRRKNALETSSLPAKLVDCRSSDVANSELFIVEGDSALGTARRARDSEYQALLPIRGKILNVQKASVSDMLSNAECAAIIQVIGAGSGRSFELGSARYGKVIIMSDADVDGAHIRTLLLTLFFRYMRPMIEEGRVFAAVPPLHRVVAINPGSKPNETIYTYSEAELQAVLADLKKRGRKYQEPIQRYKGLGEMDADQLATTTMDRAHRTLRRVRVSDAEAANRVFELLMGNDVAPRKEFIIAGADDLSRARIDA, from the coding sequence GTGGCGAGCTCGGACTATTCGGCGAGGCACCTCTCGGTGCTCGAAGGCCTGGAGGCCGTTCGCAAGCGCCCAGGCATGTACATCGGCTCCACCGACTCGCGCGGACTCATGCACTGCCTGTGGGAGATCATCGACAACTCCGTCGACGAGGCGCTCGCCGGGCACGGCACCGCGATCGAGGTCATCCTGCACCCGGACGACAGCGTGGAGGTCCGCGACAAGGCGCGCGGCATCCCGGTCGACGTCGAGCCCAAGACCGGGCTGACCGGCGTGGAGGTCGTGTTCACCAAACTGCACGCCGGCGGCAAGTTCGGCACCGGCTCCTATGCCGCCTCCGGCGGCCTGCACGGCGTCGGCGCGTCGGTCGTCAACGCGCTCTCGGAGCGGCTCGACGTCGAGGTCGACCGCGACGGCAAGACCTGGGCGATGTCCTTCCACCGCGGCGAGCCCGGCGTGTTCGACGACGGGAAGGCCGCGCCGAGCCCCGACGCGAAATTCTCGCCGTTCGTCAGCGGCAGCGAGCTGCGGGTCGCGGGCAAGGTCGCCAAGGGTGTCACCGGCACGCGCATCCGGTACTGGGCCGACCGGCAGGTGTTCACGGCGGGTGCCGAGTTCTCGGTGGACGACCTCATCGGCCGCGCCCGGCAGACGGCGTTCCTCGTTCCCGGTCTGGCCATCACGATCGACGACCAGCGCTCCCCGGAGGGCGAGCGCACCACCTTCAGCTACGACGGCGGCATCTCGGAGTTCGTTGACTTCCTGGCGCCGGACAGCCCGATCACGGAGACCTGGCGGCTCACCGGCGAGGGCCACTTCACCGAGACCGTGCCGGTGCTCTCCGACGGCGGCGCGATGGTGCCGACCGAGCTCAAGCGCGAGTGCCAGGTGGACATCGCGCTGCGCTGGGGGACCGGCTACGACACCGTGATGCGCTCGTTCGTGAACATCATCGCGACCCCGAAGGGCGGCAGCCACCAGACCGGCTTCGACCAGGGACTGCTGAAGTTCCTGCGCCAGCAGGTCGAGCTGAACGCGCGCCGGCTGAAGGCGGGCACGGACAAGCTGGAGAAGGACGACGTCATGGCCGGGCTCACGGCCGTGCTGACCGTGCGCCTCCCCGAGCCGCAGTTCGAGGGTCAGACCAAGGAGGTCCTCGGCACGCCGGCGGTGCGCACGATCGTGGCCAACGTCATCCAGAAGACCCTCGCCGAGCGCTTCGCCTCGACCAAGCGCGACGACAAGGCGCAGTCGGCGCTCGTGCTCGACAAGGTCGTCGCGGAGATGAAGTCGCGGATCTCGGCCCGCGCCCACAAGGAGACGCAGCGCCGCAAGAACGCGCTGGAGACCTCCTCGCTGCCGGCGAAGCTGGTGGACTGCCGGTCGAGCGACGTGGCCAACAGCGAGCTGTTCATCGTGGAGGGCGACTCGGCGCTCGGCACCGCGCGGCGCGCGCGGGACAGCGAGTACCAGGCGCTGCTGCCGATCCGCGGAAAGATCCTCAACGTGCAGAAGGCGTCGGTCTCCGACATGCTCTCCAACGCGGAGTGCGCGGCCATCATCCAGGTGATCGGTGCGGGCTCCGGACGCTCGTTCGAGCTCGGCTCTGCGCGGTACGGCAAGGTCATCATCATGTCGGACGCCGACGTCGACGGCGCCCACATCCGGACGCTGCTGCTCACCCTCTTCTTCCGCTACATGCGGCCGATGATCGAAGAGGGCCGGGTCTTCGCCGCCGTGCCCCCGCTGCACCGGGTGGTGGCGATCAACCCCGGTTCGAAACCGAACGAGACGATCTACACCTACTCGGAGGCGGAGCTCCAGGCGGTGCTGGCCGACCTCAAGAAGCGCGGCCGCAAGTACCAGGAGCCCATCCAGCGGTACAAGGGCCTCGGCGAGATGGACGCCGACCAGCTCGCCACCACGACGATGGACCGCGCCCACCGCACCCTGCGCCGGGTGCGCGTGTCCGACGCCGAGGCGGCCAACCGCGTGTTCGAGCTGCTGATGGGGAACGACGTCGCGCCACGCAAGGAGTTCATCATCGCGGGCGCGGACGACCTGTCCCGCGCGCGCATCGACGCGTAG
- a CDS encoding DNA gyrase/topoisomerase IV subunit A, with product MTPADDQAATTERIEDVDVTTEMQGSFLEYAYSVIYSRALPDARDGLKPVQRRILYMMTEMGLRPDRGHVKSARVTGEVMGKLHPHGDSAIYDALVRMAQDFTLRVPLVDGHGNFGSLDDGPAAARYTEARLAAAALALTEDLDEDVVDFVPNYDNQLLQPDVLPAAFPNLLVNGASGIAVGMATNMAPHNLVEVVGAARHLLANPDATLDELMDYVPGPDLPSGGTIAGLAGVRDAYATGRGSFRMRAKVGVESITARKSGLVVTELPYGVGPERVIEKIKDGVNAKKLNGISDVTDLSDRQHGLRLVIGIKTGFSPEAVLEQLYRHTPLEEGFAINNVALVAGGPQTLGLQELLRVYLDHRISVVTRRSEFRLARRKERLHLVEGLLIAILDIDEVIQVIRTSDDTDQARTRLQQVFDLSTLQADYILELRLRRLTRFSRIELETERDQLAAEIAELEEILGSKTRIEGLVSDELEQVAVKFGTPRRTLLTEAKPSIAGAGSRSKAMTVQLEVADVPCRVYLSTTGRILRVDAGAGEGEGLDRIQPPARRSKHDAILSRLDTTSRSEIGAVTDRGRLIRFSPVDLPAAPLNSVQLGAGVKVADYLALADRKERVLALVSLDAPQAIALGTRQGVVKRVTPGDWANKPEFEVITLKAGDSVVGAVQCADDAELVFVASDSQLLRFSAGSVRPQGRAAGGMAGINLAADARVVFFGAVEAGERDEAVVVTIAVSDQTLPGADPGSGKVSDFAEFPAKGRATGGVRSQRFLKGETELALAWVGAAPALAVGADGAARVLPEGGARRDGSGTPLDMVVSSIGRRLA from the coding sequence ATGACACCAGCAGACGATCAGGCCGCCACCACCGAACGCATCGAAGACGTCGACGTCACGACCGAGATGCAGGGCTCGTTCCTGGAGTACGCGTACTCCGTCATCTACTCGCGGGCGCTCCCCGACGCCCGGGACGGCCTGAAGCCCGTGCAGCGGCGCATCCTCTACATGATGACCGAGATGGGCCTGCGCCCCGACCGCGGCCATGTCAAGTCGGCGCGCGTCACCGGCGAGGTGATGGGCAAGCTGCACCCGCACGGCGACAGCGCCATCTACGACGCGCTCGTGCGGATGGCCCAGGACTTCACCCTGCGCGTCCCGCTGGTCGACGGCCACGGCAACTTCGGCTCGCTGGACGACGGCCCCGCCGCCGCCCGCTACACGGAGGCCCGCCTCGCCGCCGCTGCGCTCGCGCTCACCGAGGACCTCGACGAGGACGTCGTCGACTTCGTCCCCAACTACGACAACCAGCTCCTGCAGCCGGACGTGCTGCCCGCCGCGTTCCCCAACCTCCTGGTCAACGGCGCCAGCGGCATCGCGGTCGGCATGGCCACCAACATGGCCCCGCACAACCTGGTGGAGGTCGTCGGCGCCGCCCGCCACCTCCTGGCGAACCCGGACGCCACGCTCGACGAGCTGATGGACTACGTGCCCGGCCCCGACCTGCCGAGCGGGGGCACCATTGCGGGCCTCGCCGGCGTGCGCGACGCGTACGCGACGGGCCGCGGCAGCTTCCGGATGCGAGCCAAGGTCGGCGTCGAGTCGATCACCGCCCGCAAGAGCGGCCTGGTCGTCACCGAGCTCCCCTACGGCGTCGGCCCGGAGCGCGTGATCGAGAAGATCAAGGACGGCGTCAACGCGAAGAAGCTGAACGGCATCTCCGACGTCACCGACCTCTCCGACCGGCAGCACGGCCTCCGCCTCGTGATCGGCATCAAGACCGGGTTCAGCCCGGAGGCCGTCCTCGAGCAGCTCTACCGGCACACGCCGCTGGAGGAGGGCTTCGCGATCAACAACGTCGCCCTGGTCGCGGGCGGCCCGCAGACCCTCGGCCTGCAGGAGTTGCTGCGCGTCTACCTCGACCACCGGATCAGCGTGGTCACCCGGCGCTCCGAGTTCCGGCTCGCGCGCCGCAAGGAGCGCCTGCACCTCGTCGAGGGCCTCCTCATCGCGATCCTCGACATCGACGAGGTCATCCAGGTCATCCGCACCTCGGACGACACCGACCAGGCGCGCACGCGGCTCCAGCAGGTGTTCGACCTCAGCACGCTGCAGGCCGACTACATCCTGGAGCTGCGACTGCGCCGGCTCACCCGGTTCTCCCGGATCGAGCTGGAGACCGAGCGCGACCAGCTGGCGGCCGAGATCGCCGAGCTCGAGGAGATCCTCGGCAGCAAGACACGCATCGAGGGACTCGTCTCCGACGAGCTGGAGCAGGTCGCCGTGAAGTTCGGCACCCCGCGCCGCACGCTGCTCACCGAGGCGAAGCCGTCCATCGCGGGCGCGGGTTCGCGCAGCAAGGCGATGACGGTGCAGCTGGAGGTCGCCGACGTCCCCTGCCGCGTCTACCTGTCGACCACCGGCCGGATCCTGCGCGTGGACGCGGGCGCCGGGGAGGGCGAGGGCCTCGACCGCATCCAGCCGCCGGCCCGCCGCAGCAAGCACGACGCGATCCTGTCCCGGCTCGACACCACGAGCCGCAGCGAGATCGGCGCGGTCACCGACCGCGGCCGGCTGATCCGGTTCTCCCCCGTCGACCTCCCGGCCGCCCCGCTCAACTCGGTGCAGCTCGGCGCGGGCGTGAAAGTGGCCGACTACCTGGCGCTGGCCGACCGCAAGGAGCGCGTGCTCGCCCTGGTCTCCCTCGACGCCCCGCAGGCGATCGCGCTCGGCACCCGCCAAGGCGTGGTCAAGCGGGTGACGCCGGGCGACTGGGCCAACAAGCCGGAGTTCGAGGTCATCACCCTGAAGGCGGGCGACTCCGTCGTCGGCGCCGTGCAGTGCGCGGACGACGCCGAGCTCGTGTTCGTCGCCAGCGACTCCCAGCTGCTCCGGTTCTCCGCCGGCTCGGTGCGCCCGCAGGGCCGCGCGGCCGGCGGCATGGCCGGCATCAACCTGGCCGCCGACGCCCGGGTGGTGTTCTTCGGCGCGGTGGAGGCCGGCGAGCGCGACGAGGCCGTGGTCGTCACGATCGCGGTCAGCGACCAGACCCTCCCCGGCGCGGACCCCGGCAGCGGCAAGGTGAGCGACTTCGCGGAGTTCCCGGCCAAGGGCCGCGCGACCGGCGGCGTCCGCTCGCAGCGCTTCCTCAAGGGCGAGACCGAGCTGGCGCTCGCCTGGGTCGGCGCCGCGCCCGCCCTGGCGGTCGGCGCCGACGGCGCCGCGCGCGTCCTCCCCGAGGGCGGCGCCCGCCGCGACGGCTCCGGCACCCCCCTCGACATGGTGGTCAGCAGCATCGGCCGCCGCCTCGCCTGA
- a CDS encoding alkaline phosphatase family protein yields MLPAAFTTRASLATVMPSSLGALRGQANDLGLPPLEHAVVVVVDGLGAAALRAREGHARTLASRLAKTTTIDAGFPTTTAAALATLTTGTTPGEHGLVGYRVRDDAGRLTNQLNGWDDRMDPATWQRAETVFERAASDGVASYALGVPAYADSGFTHAVLRGAEFIGGRTMADRFDAAREVLRTPGPALTYLYVAELDQAAHARGWESPRWTAELETLDALVAQLAATLGPGQGVLVTADHGIIDIPESGHVLYDTAPELLEGVAEVAGEPRLLHLYTEADASPADVAARWREVEGARSWVATRAEAIAAGWFGPVVAPEVAPRIGDVLVAARRRIAYYDSRDPQRTGRSMIGQHGSLTVEETRVPLLRFGAAA; encoded by the coding sequence ATGCTACCGGCCGCGTTCACCACCCGAGCGAGCCTCGCCACGGTAATGCCGAGTTCCCTGGGGGCGCTCCGCGGGCAGGCGAACGACCTCGGGCTGCCCCCGCTGGAGCACGCGGTCGTCGTCGTGGTCGACGGGCTCGGCGCCGCAGCGCTGCGCGCTCGCGAGGGCCACGCCAGGACCCTGGCCTCCCGGCTCGCGAAGACGACGACGATCGACGCCGGCTTCCCGACCACGACGGCCGCCGCCCTCGCGACGCTGACCACCGGCACCACGCCGGGTGAGCACGGCCTCGTCGGCTACCGCGTCCGCGACGACGCGGGCCGGCTGACCAACCAGCTCAACGGCTGGGACGACCGGATGGACCCGGCCACCTGGCAGCGCGCCGAGACGGTGTTCGAGCGGGCCGCGTCCGACGGCGTCGCCTCCTACGCGCTCGGCGTCCCCGCCTACGCGGACTCCGGCTTCACGCACGCCGTGCTGCGCGGCGCGGAGTTCATCGGCGGCCGCACGATGGCCGACCGCTTCGACGCCGCGCGCGAGGTCCTGCGCACCCCGGGCCCCGCGCTCACCTATCTCTATGTCGCCGAGCTCGACCAGGCCGCCCACGCGCGCGGCTGGGAGTCACCGCGCTGGACGGCCGAGCTGGAGACGCTGGACGCCCTGGTGGCACAGCTGGCGGCGACCCTCGGCCCGGGCCAGGGCGTGCTGGTCACCGCCGACCACGGCATCATCGACATCCCCGAGAGCGGGCATGTGCTCTACGACACCGCCCCCGAGCTGCTGGAGGGCGTCGCGGAGGTCGCGGGCGAGCCGCGGCTGCTGCACCTCTATACCGAGGCGGACGCGAGCCCGGCCGACGTCGCGGCGCGCTGGCGCGAGGTGGAGGGCGCCCGCTCCTGGGTCGCCACCCGCGCCGAGGCGATCGCGGCCGGCTGGTTCGGACCGGTTGTGGCCCCGGAGGTCGCGCCGCGGATCGGCGACGTGCTGGTCGCGGCGCGCAGGCGCATCGCCTACTACGACTCCCGCGACCCGCAGCGCACTGGGCGCAGCATGATCGGGCAGCACGGCTCGCTCACGGTGGAGGAGACCCGGGTGCCACTGCTGCGGTTCGGGGCGGCCGCGTAG
- the sepH gene encoding septation protein SepH has product MQDLKVIGVENGAIVAVGDDGERFRIAVDDTLQSKIRQVRQQVSAEAPKLSPREIQAHIRSGMSADDVAAVTGAPLDYVQRFEGPIVAEREHVVASALSVPVRTAAEVDPLGEPDTFGSVIRDRLASLGVSGERWASWKDVETGWIVKLEFTADEIDHDARWSYDLRKHALAPLNSEATTLSQAGELRGGALIPRLRAVLPHEGEPDSSRFDSGAFTFPAPGVDLLGPEVTQPLEPLEPHAPGRASNSIAVSAIKRADETPRDLHQTADLLEALRRRRGEREAAGYDEPAPRNDRADRSGRHEQVEQPTLLDPITPFRVVEETITVIEEFGPPPAGPSAGRPEESAQTPTTAPTPPPAPSQLSSTSEQTPVSGGRRKGRAAMPSWDEIVFGARTDDDLA; this is encoded by the coding sequence ATGCAGGATTTGAAGGTCATCGGGGTCGAGAACGGTGCGATCGTCGCCGTCGGCGACGACGGTGAACGCTTCCGCATCGCCGTCGACGACACGCTGCAGTCGAAGATCCGGCAGGTGCGGCAGCAGGTCTCCGCCGAAGCCCCCAAACTGTCGCCGCGCGAGATCCAGGCGCACATCCGCTCCGGCATGTCAGCCGACGACGTCGCCGCCGTCACGGGCGCGCCCCTGGACTACGTCCAGCGCTTCGAGGGCCCGATCGTCGCCGAGCGCGAGCACGTCGTCGCGAGCGCCCTCAGCGTCCCGGTCCGCACCGCGGCCGAGGTCGACCCGCTGGGCGAACCGGACACGTTCGGCTCCGTCATCCGCGACCGCCTCGCCTCGCTCGGCGTCTCCGGCGAGCGCTGGGCGAGCTGGAAGGACGTCGAGACCGGCTGGATCGTCAAGCTCGAGTTCACCGCGGACGAGATCGACCACGACGCCCGCTGGAGCTACGACCTGCGCAAGCACGCGCTCGCCCCGCTCAACTCCGAGGCGACCACCCTCTCGCAGGCCGGCGAGTTGCGCGGCGGCGCCCTCATCCCGCGCCTGCGCGCCGTCCTGCCGCACGAGGGCGAGCCGGACAGCTCGCGCTTCGACAGCGGCGCCTTCACCTTCCCCGCCCCTGGCGTGGACCTGCTCGGCCCGGAGGTCACCCAGCCGCTCGAGCCGCTGGAGCCGCACGCTCCGGGCCGCGCCAGCAACTCCATCGCGGTCTCCGCGATCAAGCGCGCCGACGAGACCCCGCGCGACCTGCACCAGACGGCGGACCTCCTGGAGGCCCTGCGCCGCCGCCGCGGCGAGCGCGAGGCGGCCGGCTACGACGAGCCGGCCCCGCGCAACGACCGCGCCGACCGCAGCGGCCGCCACGAGCAGGTCGAGCAGCCGACGCTCCTCGACCCGATCACGCCGTTCCGGGTGGTCGAGGAGACCATCACGGTCATCGAGGAGTTCGGGCCCCCGCCGGCCGGGCCGTCCGCCGGCCGCCCGGAGGAGAGCGCCCAAACGCCCACGACTGCTCCGACGCCGCCACCCGCTCCGTCCCAGCTGTCCTCCACCTCGGAGCAGACGCCCGTCTCCGGAGGCCGCCGCAAGGGCCGCGCCGCGATGCCGAGCTGGGACGAGATCGTGTTCGGCGCCCGTACGGACGACGACCTGGCCTGA
- a CDS encoding DUF4193 domain-containing protein — MATDYDAPRKTEDDSESIEALKERVPDKMSGVVDVEDADNPGGYELPGADLSDLDLDVVVLPPQADEFTCVSCFLVKHRSQIDHETKLGPICMECAA, encoded by the coding sequence ATGGCAACGGATTACGACGCACCGCGGAAGACCGAGGACGACTCCGAGTCGATCGAGGCCCTCAAGGAGCGAGTTCCGGACAAGATGTCTGGTGTCGTCGACGTCGAAGACGCCGACAACCCGGGCGGCTACGAGCTCCCTGGCGCCGACCTGTCGGACCTCGACCTCGACGTCGTGGTGCTGCCTCCCCAGGCCGACGAGTTCACCTGTGTGAGCTGCTTCCTGGTGAAGCACCGCTCGCAGATCGACCACGAGACCAAGCTCGGACCGATCTGCATGGAGTGCGCCGCCTGA
- a CDS encoding DUF3093 domain-containing protein — translation MDLYRERLWATPWLFVSTILVVPAVMLVFAPINFAVGVVLAIVFYAAIVIALLASAPVIRVTAAELIAGNAKIPLEFIGEPRAFTGEEATMERGQRLDARAWLLIRGWIKPVVKVPVLDVDDPAPYWLLSTRNPDQLVRVLDEARRPL, via the coding sequence ATGGACCTCTACCGAGAAAGGCTCTGGGCGACCCCCTGGCTCTTCGTCTCCACCATCCTCGTCGTGCCCGCCGTGATGCTCGTCTTCGCGCCGATCAACTTCGCCGTCGGCGTCGTGCTCGCCATCGTCTTCTACGCCGCGATCGTGATCGCGCTGCTCGCCTCCGCCCCGGTGATCCGGGTGACGGCGGCGGAGCTGATCGCCGGGAACGCGAAGATCCCGCTGGAGTTCATCGGGGAGCCGCGGGCCTTCACCGGCGAGGAGGCGACGATGGAGCGCGGCCAGCGGCTGGACGCACGCGCCTGGCTGCTGATCCGCGGCTGGATCAAGCCGGTCGTGAAGGTCCCCGTCCTCGACGTCGACGACCCGGCGCCCTACTGGCTGCTCTCAACAAGAAACCCGGACCAGCTGGTCCGGGTTCTCGATGAGGCCCGACGTCCCCTGTAG
- the dut gene encoding dUTP diphosphatase, translating into MTETVDVPIIAERIPVYAHPGDAGADLCAAEAVTLAPGERHTVPTGVSIALPEGYLGFVVPRSGLAMRHGITIVNAPGTVDAGYRGEIKVTVLNTDRSMSYDIAVGDRIAQLIVMPVAQARFVPVDTLPDSHRGSAGFGSSGYTVTQAGEYA; encoded by the coding sequence GTGACCGAAACAGTGGACGTCCCGATCATCGCCGAGCGCATCCCCGTGTACGCCCACCCCGGAGACGCGGGCGCCGACCTGTGCGCGGCCGAGGCGGTCACCCTGGCGCCGGGGGAGCGGCACACCGTGCCGACCGGCGTCTCGATCGCTTTGCCGGAGGGCTACCTCGGCTTCGTCGTCCCGCGCAGCGGCCTGGCCATGCGCCACGGCATCACCATCGTCAACGCCCCCGGCACCGTGGACGCGGGCTATCGCGGCGAGATCAAGGTGACCGTCCTGAACACGGACAGGTCGATGTCGTACGATATCGCCGTCGGCGACAGGATCGCGCAGCTGATCGTCATGCCGGTCGCGCAGGCCCGGTTCGTCCCCGTCGACACCCTCCCGGACAGCCACCGCGGCAGCGCGGGCTTCGGCTCGTCCGGCTACACCGTCACCCAGGCAGGAGAATACGCTTGA
- a CDS encoding DUF3710 domain-containing protein, whose protein sequence is MTDSIDTPGEAEPQDVEKSAPEDRETEGPLDDSEANPVRPYVDLGGVKILPREGLHLRLEVEEESQRVVAVGLDYANSTLQVQPFAAPRSTGLWHEIRGQIAEQVQRQGGRVSERDGVFGPELVAEIPVAAPQGAPGETRVARFVGVDGPRWFLRGVIAGDAAVKPEAAALVEDLFRSIVVVRGNTPMPPRDLIPLRMPSAPSSGDSGYNSL, encoded by the coding sequence TTGACCGACAGCATCGACACCCCCGGCGAGGCCGAGCCTCAGGATGTGGAGAAGTCCGCGCCGGAGGATCGGGAGACCGAAGGTCCCCTCGACGACAGCGAGGCGAACCCGGTCCGTCCCTACGTCGACCTCGGAGGGGTCAAGATCCTGCCGCGCGAGGGCCTCCACCTCCGCCTGGAGGTCGAGGAGGAGTCCCAGCGCGTCGTCGCGGTCGGGCTCGACTACGCCAACTCAACGCTCCAGGTGCAGCCCTTCGCCGCGCCGCGCTCCACGGGCCTCTGGCACGAGATCCGCGGCCAGATCGCCGAGCAGGTCCAGCGCCAGGGCGGCCGCGTGAGCGAGCGCGACGGCGTGTTCGGCCCCGAGCTCGTCGCCGAGATCCCCGTCGCCGCACCGCAGGGCGCGCCCGGCGAGACGCGCGTCGCGCGCTTCGTCGGCGTCGACGGCCCGCGCTGGTTCCTGCGCGGCGTGATCGCCGGCGACGCGGCCGTGAAGCCGGAGGCGGCGGCTCTGGTCGAGGACCTCTTCCGCAGCATCGTCGTCGTGCGCGGCAACACCCCGATGCCGCCCCGGGACCTCATCCCGCTGCGCATGCCGTCCGCTCCGAGCAGCGGCGACAGCGGATACAACTCGCTGTGA
- a CDS encoding DUF3159 domain-containing protein, whose translation MSGGRDVTEEHREPERADSAAQPGDEERDPVASTLGESLAKAARKSGMGQLVDGETPTGAALLSALGGVRGLLETILPGLVFLVLFTFTQNVPLSIGVSVGVAVVFTVVRIIGKTPITQALAGLIGVGISAIFALITGRGEDNFILGIWTNAAYAAALLVSILVRWPLIGLAAGYLMGDGLAWRSVKSKFRVMQALTFLWFLLFAARLLVQVPLYLAHSDAATSALALTKLLMGVPLYAPLLLVTWFVVKGQFPQKPQGTRAG comes from the coding sequence GTGAGCGGTGGCCGTGACGTGACCGAAGAGCACCGCGAGCCCGAGCGGGCGGACTCCGCCGCGCAGCCCGGCGACGAGGAGCGCGACCCGGTCGCGTCCACGCTCGGCGAGAGCCTAGCGAAGGCTGCGCGCAAGTCCGGGATGGGTCAGCTGGTCGACGGCGAGACGCCGACGGGCGCCGCGCTGCTCTCCGCTCTCGGCGGCGTCCGCGGCCTGCTGGAGACCATCCTCCCCGGACTGGTCTTCCTCGTCCTCTTCACGTTCACGCAGAACGTCCCGCTCTCGATCGGTGTCTCGGTCGGGGTCGCCGTCGTGTTCACCGTGGTGCGGATCATCGGCAAGACCCCGATCACGCAGGCGCTCGCCGGACTCATCGGTGTCGGGATCTCCGCGATCTTCGCGCTCATCACCGGCCGCGGCGAGGACAACTTCATCCTCGGCATCTGGACCAACGCGGCCTACGCCGCCGCGTTGCTCGTCTCGATCCTGGTGCGCTGGCCGCTGATCGGCCTGGCCGCCGGCTATCTGATGGGCGACGGGCTCGCCTGGCGCTCGGTGAAGTCGAAGTTCCGGGTGATGCAGGCGCTGACGTTCCTCTGGTTCCTGCTCTTCGCCGCCCGGCTGCTCGTGCAGGTTCCTCTTTATCTCGCGCACTCCGACGCCGCCACCAGCGCACTCGCCCTCACCAAGCTCCTGATGGGCGTCCCGCTCTACGCGCCGCTGCTGCTGGTGACGTGGTTCGTGGTGAAAGGTCAGTTCCCGCAGAAGCCGCAAGGCACTCGCGCCGGCTAG